A section of the Hevea brasiliensis isolate MT/VB/25A 57/8 chromosome 17, ASM3005281v1, whole genome shotgun sequence genome encodes:
- the LOC110662498 gene encoding isochorismate synthase 2, chloroplastic isoform X3 — protein sequence MATAIVSKHFLAGLKDLELAKCSISSQTISSRQSVHIFHHRYQSCSLSMNGCQGDPRVPVGTIETRTFPAVASPAFATDSLNLAISNLKANPPPFTSGIIRLQVPIQQRIEAIDWLHAQHQLLPRCFFSCRSRRKDDGHLFTDFTNGNGHAHVHNLVSVAGVGSAVLFRHIHQFSYSDWKSIKRFLSAKCPLIRAYGAIRFDAMANISSEWESFGSFYFIVPQVEFDELEGSSILAVTIAWDNALSWTWEQAIDALQLTMNQVSSTIVKLGKEVARTLILSNNQIPNKTYWDLALKRALQIIKRSSSPLIKVVLARSSEVVTATDIDPIAWLACLQVEGENAYQFCLQPPNAPAFIGNTPEQLFHRKWLGVSSEALAGTRARGQSKALDLQIERDLLSSPKDHLEFTIVRDSIRRKLEAICNRVVMEPKKAIRKFPRVQHLYAQLAGTLRSEDDEFDILSSLHPTPAVCGFPTEEARLLIAETEVLDRGMYAGPVGWFGGGESEFAVGIRSALVEKGLGALIYAGTGIVEGSDPSLEWDELELKTSQFTKFLKLEVPSREKIENLGRIN from the exons atggcAACTGCTATTGTATCCAAGCATTTTCTTGCAGGTTTAAAGGATTTAGAATTAGCCAAATGCAGTATCTCCAGCCAAACAATTTCCAGCAGGCAATCGGTACATATTTTCCACCAT AGATATCAATCGTGTTCACTATCCATGAATGGGTGCCAAGGTGACCCCAGAGTCCCTGTTGGTACCATTGAAACTCGAACATTTCCAGCAGTAGCATCTCCTGCATTTGCCACAGACAGCCTCAATTTGGCTATTTCTAATTTGAAAGCCAATCCACCGCCGTTCACTTCCGGGATTATACGTCTCCAG GTGCCCATTCAACAGAGAATTGAGGCAATTGATTGGCTCCATGCTCAGCATCAGCTTCTTCCACGCTGCTTCTTCTCCTGTAGAAGCCGAAGAAAGGACGACGGTCACCTTTTCACAGACTTCACCAACGGAAATGGCCATGCCCATGTCCACAATTTGGTCAGCGTGGCCGGTGTGGGCTCTGCTGTTCTCTTTAggcatatccatcaattctcttACAGTGACTGGAAGTCCATCAAGag GTTCCTATCTGCCAAATGTCCTTTGATTCGTGCTTATGGGGCAATTCGATTTGATGCAATGGCCAACATATCATCCGAATGGGAGTCTTTTGGTTCATTTTACTTCATTGTTCCGCAG GTTgagtttgatgagcttgaaggaaGTTCGATCCTTGCTGTAACTATTGCCTGGGACAATGCCCTCTCCTGGACATGGGAACAGGCCATTGATGCACTTCAACTCACGATGAATCAG GTTTCTTCTACTATTGTGAAGTTGGGTAAAGAAGTTGCTAGAACATTAATTTTAAGCAATAATCAAATTCCCAATAAGACCTACTGGGATCTTGCCTTGAAGAGAGCGTTGCAGATAATCAAAAGAAGCAGCTCACCACTCATTAAG GTTGTCCTCGCACGTAGCAGCGAAGTTGTAACTGCTACTGACATTGATCCTATAGCATGGTTGGCTTGTCTACAG GTTGAAGGAGAAAATGCTTATCAATTTTGTCTTCAGCCACCGAATGCTCCAGCATTTATAGGGAACACG CCAGAGCAACTATTTCACAGAAAATGGCTAGGAGTTAGTAGCGAGGCGCTGGCTGGAACCCGTGCCAGAGGTCAATCAAAGGCTCTAGATCTCCAAATAGAACGCGATTTACTTTCCAG TCCAAAGGACCATCTTGAGTTTACCATAGTACGAGACAGCATAAGAAGAAAATTAGAG GCTATATGTAACAGGGTAGTAATGGAACCAAAGAAAGCAATACGAAAATTCCCAAGAGTTCAACATCTGTATGCCCAATTGGCAGGAACTTTAAGAAGTGAAGATGATGAG TTTGACATTTTGTCTTCTCTTCACCCAACTCCAGCAGTTTGTGGATTTCCAACAGAAGAGGCACGGCTTTTAATTGCAGAAACTG AAGTATTAGATCGAGGAATGTATGCTGGGCCTGTTGGTTGGTTTGGAGGAGGAGAGAGTGAGTTTGCTGTTGGCATCAGGTCAGCATTGGTAGAAAAG GGCCTTGGCGCATTGATCTATGCTGGGACAGGGATAGTAGAAGGAAGTGATCCATCCTTAGAATGGGATGAACTAGAACTGAAGACATCTCAG TTCACCAAGTTCCTTAAACTTGAGGTCCCATCAAgggaaaaaattgaaaatttgggaagAATCAACTGA
- the LOC110662498 gene encoding isochorismate synthase 2, chloroplastic isoform X1 yields MATAIVSKHFLAGLKDLELAKCSISSQTISSRQSVHIFHHRYQSCSLSMNGCQGDPRVPVGTIETRTFPAVASPAFATDSLNLAISNLKANPPPFTSGIIRLQVPIQQRIEAIDWLHAQHQLLPRCFFSCRSRRKDDGHLFTDFTNGNGHAHVHNLVSVAGVGSAVLFRHIHQFSYSDWKSIKRFLSAKCPLIRAYGAIRFDAMANISSEWESFGSFYFIVPQVEFDELEGSSILAVTIAWDNALSWTWEQAIDALQLTMNQVSSTIVKLGKEVARTLILSNNQIPNKTYWDLALKRALQIIKRSSSPLIKVVLARSSEVVTATDIDPIAWLACLQIYLQVEGENAYQFCLQPPNAPAFIGNTAKQLFHRKWLGVSSEALAGTRARGQSKALDLQIERDLLSSPKDHLEFTIVRDSIRRKLEAICNRVVMEPKKAIRKFPRVQHLYAQLAGTLRSEDDEFDILSSLHPTPAVCGFPTEEARLLIAETEVLDRGMYAGPVGWFGGGESEFAVGIRSALVEKGLGALIYAGTGIVEGSDPSLEWDELELKTSQFTKFLKLEVPSREKIENLGRIN; encoded by the exons atggcAACTGCTATTGTATCCAAGCATTTTCTTGCAGGTTTAAAGGATTTAGAATTAGCCAAATGCAGTATCTCCAGCCAAACAATTTCCAGCAGGCAATCGGTACATATTTTCCACCAT AGATATCAATCGTGTTCACTATCCATGAATGGGTGCCAAGGTGACCCCAGAGTCCCTGTTGGTACCATTGAAACTCGAACATTTCCAGCAGTAGCATCTCCTGCATTTGCCACAGACAGCCTCAATTTGGCTATTTCTAATTTGAAAGCCAATCCACCGCCGTTCACTTCCGGGATTATACGTCTCCAG GTGCCCATTCAACAGAGAATTGAGGCAATTGATTGGCTCCATGCTCAGCATCAGCTTCTTCCACGCTGCTTCTTCTCCTGTAGAAGCCGAAGAAAGGACGACGGTCACCTTTTCACAGACTTCACCAACGGAAATGGCCATGCCCATGTCCACAATTTGGTCAGCGTGGCCGGTGTGGGCTCTGCTGTTCTCTTTAggcatatccatcaattctcttACAGTGACTGGAAGTCCATCAAGag GTTCCTATCTGCCAAATGTCCTTTGATTCGTGCTTATGGGGCAATTCGATTTGATGCAATGGCCAACATATCATCCGAATGGGAGTCTTTTGGTTCATTTTACTTCATTGTTCCGCAG GTTgagtttgatgagcttgaaggaaGTTCGATCCTTGCTGTAACTATTGCCTGGGACAATGCCCTCTCCTGGACATGGGAACAGGCCATTGATGCACTTCAACTCACGATGAATCAG GTTTCTTCTACTATTGTGAAGTTGGGTAAAGAAGTTGCTAGAACATTAATTTTAAGCAATAATCAAATTCCCAATAAGACCTACTGGGATCTTGCCTTGAAGAGAGCGTTGCAGATAATCAAAAGAAGCAGCTCACCACTCATTAAG GTTGTCCTCGCACGTAGCAGCGAAGTTGTAACTGCTACTGACATTGATCCTATAGCATGGTTGGCTTGTCTACAG ATTTACTTACAGGTTGAAGGAGAAAATGCTTATCAATTTTGTCTTCAGCCACCGAATGCTCCAGCATTTATAGGGAACACGGCAA AGCAACTATTTCACAGAAAATGGCTAGGAGTTAGTAGCGAGGCGCTGGCTGGAACCCGTGCCAGAGGTCAATCAAAGGCTCTAGATCTCCAAATAGAACGCGATTTACTTTCCAG TCCAAAGGACCATCTTGAGTTTACCATAGTACGAGACAGCATAAGAAGAAAATTAGAG GCTATATGTAACAGGGTAGTAATGGAACCAAAGAAAGCAATACGAAAATTCCCAAGAGTTCAACATCTGTATGCCCAATTGGCAGGAACTTTAAGAAGTGAAGATGATGAG TTTGACATTTTGTCTTCTCTTCACCCAACTCCAGCAGTTTGTGGATTTCCAACAGAAGAGGCACGGCTTTTAATTGCAGAAACTG AAGTATTAGATCGAGGAATGTATGCTGGGCCTGTTGGTTGGTTTGGAGGAGGAGAGAGTGAGTTTGCTGTTGGCATCAGGTCAGCATTGGTAGAAAAG GGCCTTGGCGCATTGATCTATGCTGGGACAGGGATAGTAGAAGGAAGTGATCCATCCTTAGAATGGGATGAACTAGAACTGAAGACATCTCAG TTCACCAAGTTCCTTAAACTTGAGGTCCCATCAAgggaaaaaattgaaaatttgggaagAATCAACTGA
- the LOC110662498 gene encoding isochorismate synthase 2, chloroplastic isoform X2, with the protein MATAIVSKHFLAGLKDLELAKCSISSQTISSRQSVHIFHHRYQSCSLSMNGCQGDPRVPVGTIETRTFPAVASPAFATDSLNLAISNLKANPPPFTSGIIRLQVPIQQRIEAIDWLHAQHQLLPRCFFSCRSRRKDDGHLFTDFTNGNGHAHVHNLVSVAGVGSAVLFRHIHQFSYSDWKSIKRFLSAKCPLIRAYGAIRFDAMANISSEWESFGSFYFIVPQVEFDELEGSSILAVTIAWDNALSWTWEQAIDALQLTMNQVSSTIVKLGKEVARTLILSNNQIPNKTYWDLALKRALQIIKRSSSPLIKVVLARSSEVVTATDIDPIAWLACLQIYLQVEGENAYQFCLQPPNAPAFIGNTPEQLFHRKWLGVSSEALAGTRARGQSKALDLQIERDLLSSPKDHLEFTIVRDSIRRKLEAICNRVVMEPKKAIRKFPRVQHLYAQLAGTLRSEDDEFDILSSLHPTPAVCGFPTEEARLLIAETEVLDRGMYAGPVGWFGGGESEFAVGIRSALVEKGLGALIYAGTGIVEGSDPSLEWDELELKTSQFTKFLKLEVPSREKIENLGRIN; encoded by the exons atggcAACTGCTATTGTATCCAAGCATTTTCTTGCAGGTTTAAAGGATTTAGAATTAGCCAAATGCAGTATCTCCAGCCAAACAATTTCCAGCAGGCAATCGGTACATATTTTCCACCAT AGATATCAATCGTGTTCACTATCCATGAATGGGTGCCAAGGTGACCCCAGAGTCCCTGTTGGTACCATTGAAACTCGAACATTTCCAGCAGTAGCATCTCCTGCATTTGCCACAGACAGCCTCAATTTGGCTATTTCTAATTTGAAAGCCAATCCACCGCCGTTCACTTCCGGGATTATACGTCTCCAG GTGCCCATTCAACAGAGAATTGAGGCAATTGATTGGCTCCATGCTCAGCATCAGCTTCTTCCACGCTGCTTCTTCTCCTGTAGAAGCCGAAGAAAGGACGACGGTCACCTTTTCACAGACTTCACCAACGGAAATGGCCATGCCCATGTCCACAATTTGGTCAGCGTGGCCGGTGTGGGCTCTGCTGTTCTCTTTAggcatatccatcaattctcttACAGTGACTGGAAGTCCATCAAGag GTTCCTATCTGCCAAATGTCCTTTGATTCGTGCTTATGGGGCAATTCGATTTGATGCAATGGCCAACATATCATCCGAATGGGAGTCTTTTGGTTCATTTTACTTCATTGTTCCGCAG GTTgagtttgatgagcttgaaggaaGTTCGATCCTTGCTGTAACTATTGCCTGGGACAATGCCCTCTCCTGGACATGGGAACAGGCCATTGATGCACTTCAACTCACGATGAATCAG GTTTCTTCTACTATTGTGAAGTTGGGTAAAGAAGTTGCTAGAACATTAATTTTAAGCAATAATCAAATTCCCAATAAGACCTACTGGGATCTTGCCTTGAAGAGAGCGTTGCAGATAATCAAAAGAAGCAGCTCACCACTCATTAAG GTTGTCCTCGCACGTAGCAGCGAAGTTGTAACTGCTACTGACATTGATCCTATAGCATGGTTGGCTTGTCTACAG ATTTACTTACAGGTTGAAGGAGAAAATGCTTATCAATTTTGTCTTCAGCCACCGAATGCTCCAGCATTTATAGGGAACACG CCAGAGCAACTATTTCACAGAAAATGGCTAGGAGTTAGTAGCGAGGCGCTGGCTGGAACCCGTGCCAGAGGTCAATCAAAGGCTCTAGATCTCCAAATAGAACGCGATTTACTTTCCAG TCCAAAGGACCATCTTGAGTTTACCATAGTACGAGACAGCATAAGAAGAAAATTAGAG GCTATATGTAACAGGGTAGTAATGGAACCAAAGAAAGCAATACGAAAATTCCCAAGAGTTCAACATCTGTATGCCCAATTGGCAGGAACTTTAAGAAGTGAAGATGATGAG TTTGACATTTTGTCTTCTCTTCACCCAACTCCAGCAGTTTGTGGATTTCCAACAGAAGAGGCACGGCTTTTAATTGCAGAAACTG AAGTATTAGATCGAGGAATGTATGCTGGGCCTGTTGGTTGGTTTGGAGGAGGAGAGAGTGAGTTTGCTGTTGGCATCAGGTCAGCATTGGTAGAAAAG GGCCTTGGCGCATTGATCTATGCTGGGACAGGGATAGTAGAAGGAAGTGATCCATCCTTAGAATGGGATGAACTAGAACTGAAGACATCTCAG TTCACCAAGTTCCTTAAACTTGAGGTCCCATCAAgggaaaaaattgaaaatttgggaagAATCAACTGA
- the LOC110662498 gene encoding isochorismate synthase 2, chloroplastic isoform X4, with translation MATAIVSKHFLAGLKDLELAKCSISSQTISSRQSVHIFHHRYQSCSLSMNGCQGDPRVPVGTIETRTFPAVASPAFATDSLNLAISNLKANPPPFTSGIIRLQVPIQQRIEAIDWLHAQHQLLPRCFFSCRSRRKDDGHLFTDFTNGNGHAHVHNLVSVAGVGSAVLFRHIHQFSYSDWKSIKRFLSAKCPLIRAYGAIRFDAMANISSEWESFGSFYFIVPQVEFDELEGSSILAVTIAWDNALSWTWEQAIDALQLTMNQVSSTIVKLGKEVARTLILSNNQIPNKTYWDLALKRALQIIKRSSSPLIKVVLARSSEVVTATDIDPIAWLACLQVEGENAYQFCLQPPNAPAFIGNTAKQLFHRKWLGVSSEALAGTRARGQSKALDLQIERDLLSSPKDHLEFTIVRDSIRRKLEAICNRVVMEPKKAIRKFPRVQHLYAQLAGTLRSEDDEFDILSSLHPTPAVCGFPTEEARLLIAETEVLDRGMYAGPVGWFGGGESEFAVGIRSALVEKGLGALIYAGTGIVEGSDPSLEWDELELKTSQFTKFLKLEVPSREKIENLGRIN, from the exons atggcAACTGCTATTGTATCCAAGCATTTTCTTGCAGGTTTAAAGGATTTAGAATTAGCCAAATGCAGTATCTCCAGCCAAACAATTTCCAGCAGGCAATCGGTACATATTTTCCACCAT AGATATCAATCGTGTTCACTATCCATGAATGGGTGCCAAGGTGACCCCAGAGTCCCTGTTGGTACCATTGAAACTCGAACATTTCCAGCAGTAGCATCTCCTGCATTTGCCACAGACAGCCTCAATTTGGCTATTTCTAATTTGAAAGCCAATCCACCGCCGTTCACTTCCGGGATTATACGTCTCCAG GTGCCCATTCAACAGAGAATTGAGGCAATTGATTGGCTCCATGCTCAGCATCAGCTTCTTCCACGCTGCTTCTTCTCCTGTAGAAGCCGAAGAAAGGACGACGGTCACCTTTTCACAGACTTCACCAACGGAAATGGCCATGCCCATGTCCACAATTTGGTCAGCGTGGCCGGTGTGGGCTCTGCTGTTCTCTTTAggcatatccatcaattctcttACAGTGACTGGAAGTCCATCAAGag GTTCCTATCTGCCAAATGTCCTTTGATTCGTGCTTATGGGGCAATTCGATTTGATGCAATGGCCAACATATCATCCGAATGGGAGTCTTTTGGTTCATTTTACTTCATTGTTCCGCAG GTTgagtttgatgagcttgaaggaaGTTCGATCCTTGCTGTAACTATTGCCTGGGACAATGCCCTCTCCTGGACATGGGAACAGGCCATTGATGCACTTCAACTCACGATGAATCAG GTTTCTTCTACTATTGTGAAGTTGGGTAAAGAAGTTGCTAGAACATTAATTTTAAGCAATAATCAAATTCCCAATAAGACCTACTGGGATCTTGCCTTGAAGAGAGCGTTGCAGATAATCAAAAGAAGCAGCTCACCACTCATTAAG GTTGTCCTCGCACGTAGCAGCGAAGTTGTAACTGCTACTGACATTGATCCTATAGCATGGTTGGCTTGTCTACAG GTTGAAGGAGAAAATGCTTATCAATTTTGTCTTCAGCCACCGAATGCTCCAGCATTTATAGGGAACACGGCAA AGCAACTATTTCACAGAAAATGGCTAGGAGTTAGTAGCGAGGCGCTGGCTGGAACCCGTGCCAGAGGTCAATCAAAGGCTCTAGATCTCCAAATAGAACGCGATTTACTTTCCAG TCCAAAGGACCATCTTGAGTTTACCATAGTACGAGACAGCATAAGAAGAAAATTAGAG GCTATATGTAACAGGGTAGTAATGGAACCAAAGAAAGCAATACGAAAATTCCCAAGAGTTCAACATCTGTATGCCCAATTGGCAGGAACTTTAAGAAGTGAAGATGATGAG TTTGACATTTTGTCTTCTCTTCACCCAACTCCAGCAGTTTGTGGATTTCCAACAGAAGAGGCACGGCTTTTAATTGCAGAAACTG AAGTATTAGATCGAGGAATGTATGCTGGGCCTGTTGGTTGGTTTGGAGGAGGAGAGAGTGAGTTTGCTGTTGGCATCAGGTCAGCATTGGTAGAAAAG GGCCTTGGCGCATTGATCTATGCTGGGACAGGGATAGTAGAAGGAAGTGATCCATCCTTAGAATGGGATGAACTAGAACTGAAGACATCTCAG TTCACCAAGTTCCTTAAACTTGAGGTCCCATCAAgggaaaaaattgaaaatttgggaagAATCAACTGA